DNA sequence from the Pseudophryne corroboree isolate aPseCor3 chromosome 6, aPseCor3.hap2, whole genome shotgun sequence genome:
gaacactataaatttgtataaaatttaatataaaattttatattaaagcgatataaaacactatcatttaatattaaaggggggtgGAGCCTAGGTGCAAGGGGGGGTgtcacctgtcagtttgacagaaaggttgtctttatctactaaaCAGCATCCCTAAATGCATTAAAGAGATCAGCTAGCTTAGCAGAAAGGATTCTACTAAATGTCTTTTAGAGACTGGAAAACACATTGTGATCTGGATCCTTAGATGGTGACTTGCACAGAGTGACTGGTACCCTGAACTGCATTTTGCAACTCAATGCAATACCCTCTGGTCTACAATTAGTTGGTCATGGGTTCATCCTACAGCAAGATAAAGCCCCAATATATGCCTCCAGGTTATTTCAGAACTACAGTAACTCATGGAAAAGAACATTGCAGTTGTAGGGTTGAAATCGGGTAAAAGCCAACACAGTCTCCAGACTTAAACCCCATTGAACTGGTTTGTGATAAACAGGACAAAGGGTGAAAGCAAAGCAATCTGCAAGTGCAACACATTTCAGGGAAATTTTGCAACAGTGTTGGGAAGAACAAAACTTGATTTTCATTGTAGAATGAATGCCATGAGCAGGTTCAGTGGTTATTTCTGCATACAATGGCAATTTTTAGAAATCAAATATTTAAATTCTATAATTTATTTTTAGTTGGTTCTTAAGTATTTGCTAATAGAACCACCTGTGCATCTTCCTCTATGAATACACCGTCTAGGAAAATTTCCTTACCCTGGTTTGATAGGATGAAACTTGAAGCAATGATCATTAAGTGATCTTTTTTGTTCAATCATTTAGACTATGCTTAGAGCTTGAAAGCCTGAAAAGGCTGGGATCTACCACTCAGTTTGGAAGACATACATTATCTGGTGTGAATACAGCGGAGTCTCTGAGCCCCAGATCAGGATGGCTTTGATGAGGGGCTTAGTCATCCATTAAGTGTCAAATCACAGCCCATTTTATCCCCTTTCACTGGAAACCGAGTTCCAGACCTTTATCCAGGGGTTTGTTCATATGCAGCCACGTTATGTTCCCCCTGTTTCCCTTTAAGACTTAAATTTGGACTCTCCAGTTGATTTAGTTTCTCTGTTTCATTTAAATCAGATACTTATCCTGCTGGCTTCTCAGCATTCCAGTTCTTCTAGTTCTGCGAGCCCATTTCATCTCCTGCATGTGATACACCCCTTAGCAATCTATATTGATCAGACTGCTTAGCAAGGCAGCGAGCTGGTCTTCCCTGCACACACTTATGAAAGTTTACAGATTATCAATACCTTTTGTGTCTTGGGATGCCCGTTTTGGGTGTTGAGTGTTGCTCACGGTAATTCCAAAAGCATTCACACCCTTTATAAGCAAGCTGTGGGAAATCCTAGTGTATGCAGTTGCCCCCCAGATTGGAGGTAGAGAAATCAGGATTTTTGTGTAAGCAGTTGCCCCCCTGATTGGATGTAGGGTTTTTGTGTAATGACTGTTACAACTGTTTCTCATAGTCCATCTGGGTAAACTGCCTTCCCTCCCTTATGATATATTGTTGTCTGGTTTCTGTTATTTTAGTTTGAATGTGGTGTCTTCATTAGGGCTTTGTTAGTGAAACAACTGGTGTCCTACTTGATGTAGGAggggtatataggggagagagcATCAATTAGGTTTAAGTAATTGATTTCTCCAAGTGCCCAACTCTATGCCCAGTGTAAGCCATGTCCCCCAGTTTGACAATGAGAAACAGATTTTCTGGAAAGTACATAAGAAAATTCTGATTTTCTTTGTCGTGAACACAAGCACCAAACCTACCCGTGTCTCTTACATAGACAGCTATGTGCTCTTATATATACTGGTTGCTCAGGTTACAGATCCTGGAATGCTGCTGTTTCCTCTACACACGCTGCTCAGAATGATTGTAGTGTGTCACATTAACCCCATTTCCATGACTTGTGCAGAGAAAGTGGCAGCATCCTGGTGCATCAGCTGACGGGAGGTATGGGCAGATTTGTAGCATATATCACCTATCTATGCTTTTTACAGGAGGTCAGAATATCATTACATAGATTTTCTATGAAACcctttctccacacctctcctcccttccccactgtcCGCTCACTCCTGTGCATCTCTGACACTGGGGGGAGGGATCAGAGTTCTTaccaggggggtatccaattagccctgataacaCAATCTGAGATCGCAGCTAATGTTATCACACCTACCTCCCAAATCATGTTATCGCAGCCTGCACTCCTATTTATCACACCTATACTATTCCAAAATGGCAATAATAGGAATATAATTCTAGCTGGCAAAAGCTGAGATTGGAGAAAGTGGGGAATtatgcctgtacccccaaaaagtcaaactaatataggaaaacctTGTAGACGTCTATTTGTGGCCATGATAAAAGTATTTACTGTCATTAAATTGGGTTacatttctgttttttttaaaaatgcagaaCATTATATAAAGCAATTTTTCAGCGAAatcagtgctctcattaaatttggggtacataaaaatgggtataagtatatatttgggtaattttacgggactaaaaaaagtggaaacagaccgattactcccacctgcaagcctaaaacatGTGTCCTACTAATtaaacaccccaatatacctgtctcataccttgtaccccaatttccatcactttgcattttttgaccccaaaaatgacattattggctaattaaaaataattaaaaacttctaagtgcctcattagtcattcagggggatgTACCATGGGTTCAGAACCAAATGCCAAAATTTTTAGCTTTAATTAGTgattttgcactacttaccacCAGCTCAAAGATGGTGAAGAGAAAccacgataaaccctatggagatttATCACCGCTAACAGGATACCAAATCATTGCATTTGTGATAAGTTATCAAtatactgcagctaattggatactccctaactgtcatttcattccaatttgatgacatcatttttattaTAATTTGATTTGTTTTATATATGTTATATCTGTGGCAGGAGGAAAGGGGTCTCTGTACTGCACATCTGACTGGAAATGGGAGCCCAGCAATTAGGCAACATACATAAAGATATATCGTGTTCCTTATACATATAACACTACAACTGATTACAATGGTGATCTTCAGgatattaaataaaaaaagtttggttttttttttacaggtaactTAAGGAGATGGAGTCCCAGTAAGAATAGAAGACAGGGCTGTGGAAAGAGACAACGTGAAAAGGAATCTTGTTCCCTGCTCTAGCCAACTAAAGATATCATTTCTTCTTAAGCTTCTGAAGGGTTCAAAGAAACTATTTTCATTTTCTAGATAAAAGTTTTTAAATTATACATGATGAGTCTCACAGGAGAGAGATCACATCTGTGCTCCGAGTGTGACAAAAGCTTTACCTGTAAATCACATCTTatcacacatcagaggagtcacacaggagagaaaccacatctgtgctctgagtgtgacaaaaTCTTTATATGTAAATCACATCTTCtcgtacatcagaggagtcacacaggagaaaaaccattcacatgttctgagtgcagcaagtgtttttcccataagttatctcttgttatacatcagaggattcacacaggagagaaaccatttgaatgttctgaatgcagcaagtgtttttcccagaagtcacatcttgttatacatcagaggagtcacacaggagagaaaccttaTGAATgtcctgaatgcagcaagtgtttttcccagaagtcagagcttgttgctcatcagaggagtcacacaggagagaaaccttttacatgttctgaatgcagcaagtgtttttcccagaagtcagagcttgttatacatcagaggattcacacaggagagaaaccatttacatgttctgaatgcagcaagtgtttttccaggAAATCACTTCTTATTatgcatcagaggagtcacacaggagagaaaccatttacatgctctaaatgcagcaagtgtttttcccaaaagttatctcttgttatacatcagaggattcacagaggagagaaaccatttacatgttctgaatgcagcaagtgtttttcccagaagtcacatcttgttatacatcagaggagtcacacaggagagaaaccttaTGAATgtcctgaatgcagcaagtgtttttcccagaagtcagagcttgttgctcatcagaggagtcacacaggagagaaaccttttacatgttctgaatgcagcaagtgtttttcccagaagtcagagcttgttatacatcagaggagtcacacaggagagaaaccatttaaatgttctgaatgcagcaagtgtttttccaagAAGTCATATCTtgctatacatcagaggagtcacacaggagagaaaccatttaaatgttctgaatgcagcaagtgtttttcccataagtcaaatcttgttagacatcagagagttcacacaggagagaaatcatttacatgttctgaatgtaagaagggtttttcccagaagtcatatcttgttatacatcagtggagtcacacaggagagaaaccatttacatgttctgaatgtagcaagtgttttactaGAAAGAAAACACTCAGTAATCACATGCAGAGTCACTCTGAGGGCCTGAATGCAGCTTGTGTATCATAAGTAATGTAACTTATCACAACTGTATGAATTCAATGGAACCAATATTTATTTTCTGAATGTGACAAGTGTTTTATATAAATGACTCTTGATAAAGACAGCAGAGGTCAGACAAGTGGACCTGGAGATACTTTTTCCCTTGGGAAGGTCTCTGTGTTAGGAACtagagctgcagtataacaatagccAATGACCGTGGGACTGCCATTACTGAGCTCTGTAATATACAGTTCTGCTCATGCAGGTGCTGGGACTAGtagagagggggtcattccgagttgatcgctagctgctttcggttgcagcgcggcgatcaggcaaaaaaaaatagGCATTTTTGCGCatacgtatgggccgcagtgcgcacgcgcgaagtactttcacacaaaactatgcagttttacacaaggtcaagcggcacttttcagtcgcactgctgatcggtgagtgattgacaggaaagaggcatttctgggaggtaactggccgttttccaggagtgtgctaaaaaacgcaggggtgtcaggtaaaaacgcaggcatgcctggtgaaacatgggagtggctggccgaacgcagggcgtgtttgtgacgtcaaagcaggaaccaaactgtctgcagtaatcgcaaggtaggagtaggtctggagctactcagaaactgcatgaaaatttttacgagcagttctgctatcctttcgttcgcacttatgcaagctaagatacactcccagagggcggtggattagcgtttgcactgctgataaaagcagctagcgagcgatcaactcggaatgagtgccagagTTCCAGCAGCTCCTCTCAGTACTGGGATTCCTTCTCTGACCAGCAGGGCTATGAGTACTGGGTATTTCTACAGGAACAATGTATGCTGCTCTGTTTCACTGTATTGGTTAAATTTATTAAATATCAGTTTTTCAAAGCCACTGATTTTTACTGTCTATGATCGCTGGATGATAAAGGGCAGTAATAATACATGTAAATTCAGGCTTGTTTTGCTTGTATTTCTATTGCCCTTTATATCCAGCACACAAATGGAGTGAAAATCTTTGGCTTTCAAAAAACTGTGTAGTAACTACAGTATACCCGCTACAGGTCTTTCCTCTGGTCTCTATACCTCTGTATTCTTTCTCTAATACCTTTTATATTACTACTATTACTGTTTAGTAAAATGGTGTAAGTAAAACACTGGTCGTCTgtatcccatagcaaccaaattAGAACACTTGTTTGTTTGCTGGCACTAGACAGCTAATAGCTgatatctggttgctatgggttacagcacatgCTTGCTTTCCACATCATGTAATTAAATAAGGCCCAAGTTGtg
Encoded proteins:
- the LOC134936069 gene encoding zinc finger protein 84-like, producing MMSLTGERSHLCSECDKSFTCKSHLITHQRSHTGEKPHLCSECDKIFICKSHLLVHQRSHTGEKPFTCSECSKCFSHKLSLVIHQRIHTGEKPFECSECSKCFSQKSHLVIHQRSHTGEKPYECPECSKCFSQKSELVAHQRSHTGEKPFTCSECSKCFSQKSELVIHQRIHTGEKPFTCSECSKCFSRKSLLIMHQRSHTGEKPFTCSKCSKCFSQKLSLVIHQRIHRGEKPFTCSECSKCFSQKSHLVIHQRSHTGEKPYECPECSKCFSQKSELVAHQRSHTGEKPFTCSECSKCFSQKSELVIHQRSHTGEKPFKCSECSKCFSKKSYLAIHQRSHTGEKPFKCSECSKCFSHKSNLVRHQRVHTGEKSFTCSECKKGFSQKSYLVIHQWSHTGEKPFTCSECSKCFTRKKTLSNHMQSHSEGLNAACVS